Proteins co-encoded in one Tachysurus fulvidraco isolate hzauxx_2018 chromosome 17, HZAU_PFXX_2.0, whole genome shotgun sequence genomic window:
- the LOC113663814 gene encoding A-kinase anchor protein 13-like isoform X1 — protein MGKVNESTESLTDEGAELMDGHLMAEFEAEVKELEADSWSFTVDKKYLKQLKKDVIKRQDVIYELIQTEMHHLRTLRIMADVYNKGLQKEVQVEVQTLEKMFPVLEELLELHTLFFTHLLERRREAREEQRGNEGGFIIRRIGDVLLHQVTGSNAEKIKKVYGKFCSRHNEAVNIYKELHTRDKRFQAFIKKKMSSAVVRRLSIPECILLVTQRITKYPVLLQRLLQHTREPEEEQDVAEALRQVKEVLTGIDSKVNEYEKKRRLKEVYSRTDNKSIMRMKSGQMFAREDLIRGRKLLHDGPLQVKNAAGRLKDVQALLLSDVFVFLQEKDQKYVFASLDQRSTVISLQKLIVREVANEERGLFFITAGIEKPEMVEVHASTKEERNTWMQLIQNATTSIEKDEDEGIPSENEEDKRLQESKAKEMRDQLQKRDEQIVTLLEEKVRLFHELCDCTNQDEASVCNRMLFRATGDDVTKGEPIIRDALKEVKMLQELVNSSVVGQQVCVGQDDSSVCVGSVSLPRRAETFGGFDCHQMNISKNGDREEADDLRRTESDSVLKKGGTANLLLLHKRNSEQFLLSVTRLHDLLNTLQAVVVQQDTFIEEQRQALSSPSLRHPSISSSSSISSLSSCSSRPSSLMEQEKHRQEEKVREEERRRREEDDRKRREDEEERRRREAELALREERLVAMEEETQRRHEDLQQEQQELSNKKEEYQRDLLRLRDDQRRLEREREQLHTQLHKTEQDSMEQRPRTSSNASEDLLMFLSSADSPEGVEVFSRADSKRKAKNLNLNPFSSGSGHKSGAAEPHGQIPNCLLQLKKPRDKKEKKKKKGKGGQQNQTTESMGAAAPETSADRDVFFC, from the exons ATGGGGAAAGTGAACGAGTCCACTGAGTCTCTCACCGATGAAG GTGCAGAGCTGATGGACGGTCACCTGATGGCCGAGTTCGAGGCGGAGGTGAAGGAGCTGGAAGCCGATTCCTGGAGCTTCACTGTGGACAAAAAATatctgaaacaactgaaaaaagaCGTCATCAAGAGGCAGGACGTCATCTATG agctGATCCAGACGGAGATGCACCACTTGCGGACTCTGCGCATCATGGCTGACGTGTACAATAAGGGTCTACAGAAGGAGGTGCAGGTGGAGGTTCAGACGTTGGAGAAGATGTTTCCTGTGCTGGAGGAGCTGCTGGAGCTGCACACACTCTTCTTCACACACCTGctggagagacggagagaggcGCGAGAGGAGCAGAGAGGGAACGAGGGAGGGTTCATCATTCGCAGGATCGGAGACGTGCTGCTCCATCAG gtgaccGGCTCCAACGCTGAGAAGATAAAGAAAGTTTATGGGAAATTCTGCAGTCGCCACAATGAGGCTGTGAACATCTACAAAGAGCTCCACACACGGGACAAACGCTTTCAGGCCTTCATcaag aaaaAGATGAGCAGTGCTGTGGTGAGGAGGTTGAGTATTCCTGAATGTATCCTGCTAGTCACACAGCGCATCACCAAATACCCCGTCCTGCTGCAGAGACTCCTTCAGCACACCCGAg AGCCGGAGGAGGAGCAGGATGTAGCCGAGGCTCTGCGGCAGGTGAAGGAGGTGTTAACGGGAATAGACTCCAAAGTAAACGAGTACGAGAAGAAGAGGAGGCTGAAGGAGGTGTACAGCCGCACAGACAACAAGTCCATCATGAGGATGAAGAGCGGACAGATGTTCGCCAGAGAGGATTTGATCAGGGGGAGAAAACTTTTACATGATGGACCACTGCAAGTCAAAAATGCAGCCGGGCGactaaaag ATGTGCAAGCTTTGCTGCTGTCCGATGTGTTTGTATTCCTTCAGGAAAAAGATCAGAAATATGTTTTCGCCTCACTG GATCAGCGCAGCACAGTGATCTCACTGCAGAAGCTGATTGTGAGGGAGGTAGCGAATGAGGAACGTGGGCTGTTCTTCATCACAGCAGGTATCGAGAAGCCTGAGATGGTGGAGGTTCATGCCAGCACCAAAGAAGAGAGGAACACATGGATGCAGCTCATCCAGAACGCCACCACCTCcat AGAGAAGGACGAGGATGAAGGGATCCCGAGTGAAAACGAGGAAGACAAGAGACTGCAGGAGAGCAAAGCAAAAGAGATGAGAG atCAACTGCAGAAGAGAGACGAGCAGATTGTGACTCTGTTAGAGGAAAAAGTGCGTCTGTTCCACGAGTTGTGCGACTGCACCAATCAGGACGAAGCCTCTGTCTGCAACAGGATGTTGTTCAGGGCGACAGGTGATGATGTCACGAAAGGAGAGCCGATCATCAGAGATGCTCTAAAGGAAG ttaagATGTTACAGGAGCTAGTAAACAGCAGTGTGGTGggacagcaggtgtgtgtgggacaggatgactcgagtgtgtgtgtggggtctgTGAGTTTGCCGCGCAGAGCCGAGACGTTTGGGGGCTTCGACTGTCACCAGATGAACATCTCaaaga ATGGAGATCGTGAGGAAGCAGATGATCTGCGGAGAACAGAGTCAGACAGCGTTCTAAAGaag GGGGGCACCGCTAACCTGCTGCTCTTACACAAGAGGAACAGTGAG cAGTTTCTCCTGAGTGTCACTCGTCTTCATGACCTGCTGAACACCTTACAG gcTGTGGTGGTCCAGCAGGACACCTTCATTGAGGAGCAGCGGCAGGCCCTGAGCTCACCGTCCCTCCGTCACCCCTCCatctcatcctcatcctccatcTCGTCCTTGTCGTCGTGTTCTTCTCGGCCGAGCTCTCTGATGGAGCAGGAGAAGCATCGTCAGGAGGAGAAGGTCcgggaagaggagaggaggaggagagaggaggacgacagaaagaggagagaggatgaggaggagaggaggaggcgGGAGGCGGAGCTTGCTCTGAGGGAGGAGAGACTCGTCGCCATGGAGGAGGAGACGCAGAGGAGACATGAGGATCttcagcaggagcagcaggaaCTCAGCAACAAGAAGGAGGAGTATCAGAGAGACCTGCTGAGACTCCGAGATGACCAGAGgagactggagagagagagagagcagctacacacacagctacacaaaacagag CAGGACTCGATGGAACAGAGACCTCGCACCTCCTCCAATGCTTCAGAAGACTTGCTGATGTTCCTGAGCTCCGCCGATTCACCTGAAGGTGTGGAGGTTTTCTCTCGCGCCGACTCCAAACGCAAAGCCAAGAACCTGAATCTGAACCCGTTCTCTTCTGGCTCCGGACACAAGAGCGGCGCCGCTGAGCCTCACGGACAAATCCCCAACTGCCTGCTTCAGCTCAAGAAACCCAGAgacaagaaggagaagaagaagaagaaaggaaaaggagGCCAGCAGAACCAGACTACAg aatcCATGGGTGCAGCAGCTCCAGAAACTTCAGCAGACAGAGACGTGTTTTTCTGCTGA
- the LOC113663814 gene encoding A-kinase anchor protein 13-like isoform X3, protein MGKVNESTESLTDEGAELMDGHLMAEFEAEVKELEADSWSFTVDKKYLKQLKKDVIKRQDVIYELIQTEMHHLRTLRIMADVYNKGLQKEVQVEVQTLEKMFPVLEELLELHTLFFTHLLERRREAREEQRGNEGGFIIRRIGDVLLHQVTGSNAEKIKKVYGKFCSRHNEAVNIYKELHTRDKRFQAFIKKKMSSAVVRRLSIPECILLVTQRITKYPVLLQRLLQHTREPEEEQDVAEALRQVKEVLTGIDSKVNEYEKKRRLKEVYSRTDNKSIMRMKSGQMFAREDLIRGRKLLHDGPLQVKNAAGRLKDVQALLLSDVFVFLQEKDQKYVFASLDQRSTVISLQKLIVREVANEERGLFFITAGIEKPEMVEVHASTKEERNTWMQLIQNATTSIEKDEDEGIPSENEEDKRLQESKAKEMRDQLQKRDEQIVTLLEEKVRLFHELCDCTNQDEASVCNRMLFRATGDDVTKGEPIIRDALKEVKMLQELVNSSVVGQQVCVGQDDSSVCVGSVSLPRRAETFGGFDCHQMNISKNGDREEADDLRRTESDSVLKKGGTANLLLLHKRNSEFLLSVTRLHDLLNTLQAVVVQQDTFIEEQRQALSSPSLRHPSISSSSSISSLSSCSSRPSSLMEQEKHRQEEKVREEERRRREEDDRKRREDEEERRRREAELALREERLVAMEEETQRRHEDLQQEQQELSNKKEEYQRDLLRLRDDQRRLEREREQLHTQLHKTEQDSMEQRPRTSSNASEDLLMFLSSADSPEGVEVFSRADSKRKAKNLNLNPFSSGSGHKSGAAEPHGQIPNCLLQLKKPRDKKEKKKKKGKGGQQNQTTESMGAAAPETSADRDVFFC, encoded by the exons ATGGGGAAAGTGAACGAGTCCACTGAGTCTCTCACCGATGAAG GTGCAGAGCTGATGGACGGTCACCTGATGGCCGAGTTCGAGGCGGAGGTGAAGGAGCTGGAAGCCGATTCCTGGAGCTTCACTGTGGACAAAAAATatctgaaacaactgaaaaaagaCGTCATCAAGAGGCAGGACGTCATCTATG agctGATCCAGACGGAGATGCACCACTTGCGGACTCTGCGCATCATGGCTGACGTGTACAATAAGGGTCTACAGAAGGAGGTGCAGGTGGAGGTTCAGACGTTGGAGAAGATGTTTCCTGTGCTGGAGGAGCTGCTGGAGCTGCACACACTCTTCTTCACACACCTGctggagagacggagagaggcGCGAGAGGAGCAGAGAGGGAACGAGGGAGGGTTCATCATTCGCAGGATCGGAGACGTGCTGCTCCATCAG gtgaccGGCTCCAACGCTGAGAAGATAAAGAAAGTTTATGGGAAATTCTGCAGTCGCCACAATGAGGCTGTGAACATCTACAAAGAGCTCCACACACGGGACAAACGCTTTCAGGCCTTCATcaag aaaaAGATGAGCAGTGCTGTGGTGAGGAGGTTGAGTATTCCTGAATGTATCCTGCTAGTCACACAGCGCATCACCAAATACCCCGTCCTGCTGCAGAGACTCCTTCAGCACACCCGAg AGCCGGAGGAGGAGCAGGATGTAGCCGAGGCTCTGCGGCAGGTGAAGGAGGTGTTAACGGGAATAGACTCCAAAGTAAACGAGTACGAGAAGAAGAGGAGGCTGAAGGAGGTGTACAGCCGCACAGACAACAAGTCCATCATGAGGATGAAGAGCGGACAGATGTTCGCCAGAGAGGATTTGATCAGGGGGAGAAAACTTTTACATGATGGACCACTGCAAGTCAAAAATGCAGCCGGGCGactaaaag ATGTGCAAGCTTTGCTGCTGTCCGATGTGTTTGTATTCCTTCAGGAAAAAGATCAGAAATATGTTTTCGCCTCACTG GATCAGCGCAGCACAGTGATCTCACTGCAGAAGCTGATTGTGAGGGAGGTAGCGAATGAGGAACGTGGGCTGTTCTTCATCACAGCAGGTATCGAGAAGCCTGAGATGGTGGAGGTTCATGCCAGCACCAAAGAAGAGAGGAACACATGGATGCAGCTCATCCAGAACGCCACCACCTCcat AGAGAAGGACGAGGATGAAGGGATCCCGAGTGAAAACGAGGAAGACAAGAGACTGCAGGAGAGCAAAGCAAAAGAGATGAGAG atCAACTGCAGAAGAGAGACGAGCAGATTGTGACTCTGTTAGAGGAAAAAGTGCGTCTGTTCCACGAGTTGTGCGACTGCACCAATCAGGACGAAGCCTCTGTCTGCAACAGGATGTTGTTCAGGGCGACAGGTGATGATGTCACGAAAGGAGAGCCGATCATCAGAGATGCTCTAAAGGAAG ttaagATGTTACAGGAGCTAGTAAACAGCAGTGTGGTGggacagcaggtgtgtgtgggacaggatgactcgagtgtgtgtgtggggtctgTGAGTTTGCCGCGCAGAGCCGAGACGTTTGGGGGCTTCGACTGTCACCAGATGAACATCTCaaaga ATGGAGATCGTGAGGAAGCAGATGATCTGCGGAGAACAGAGTCAGACAGCGTTCTAAAGaag GGGGGCACCGCTAACCTGCTGCTCTTACACAAGAGGAACAGTGAG TTTCTCCTGAGTGTCACTCGTCTTCATGACCTGCTGAACACCTTACAG gcTGTGGTGGTCCAGCAGGACACCTTCATTGAGGAGCAGCGGCAGGCCCTGAGCTCACCGTCCCTCCGTCACCCCTCCatctcatcctcatcctccatcTCGTCCTTGTCGTCGTGTTCTTCTCGGCCGAGCTCTCTGATGGAGCAGGAGAAGCATCGTCAGGAGGAGAAGGTCcgggaagaggagaggaggaggagagaggaggacgacagaaagaggagagaggatgaggaggagaggaggaggcgGGAGGCGGAGCTTGCTCTGAGGGAGGAGAGACTCGTCGCCATGGAGGAGGAGACGCAGAGGAGACATGAGGATCttcagcaggagcagcaggaaCTCAGCAACAAGAAGGAGGAGTATCAGAGAGACCTGCTGAGACTCCGAGATGACCAGAGgagactggagagagagagagagcagctacacacacagctacacaaaacagag CAGGACTCGATGGAACAGAGACCTCGCACCTCCTCCAATGCTTCAGAAGACTTGCTGATGTTCCTGAGCTCCGCCGATTCACCTGAAGGTGTGGAGGTTTTCTCTCGCGCCGACTCCAAACGCAAAGCCAAGAACCTGAATCTGAACCCGTTCTCTTCTGGCTCCGGACACAAGAGCGGCGCCGCTGAGCCTCACGGACAAATCCCCAACTGCCTGCTTCAGCTCAAGAAACCCAGAgacaagaaggagaagaagaagaagaaaggaaaaggagGCCAGCAGAACCAGACTACAg aatcCATGGGTGCAGCAGCTCCAGAAACTTCAGCAGACAGAGACGTGTTTTTCTGCTGA
- the LOC113663814 gene encoding A-kinase anchor protein 13-like isoform X2, producing the protein MGKVNESTESLTDEGAELMDGHLMAEFEAEVKELEADSWSFTVDKKYLKQLKKDVIKRQDVIYELIQTEMHHLRTLRIMADVYNKGLQKEVQVEVQTLEKMFPVLEELLELHTLFFTHLLERRREAREEQRGNEGGFIIRRIGDVLLHQVTGSNAEKIKKVYGKFCSRHNEAVNIYKELHTRDKRFQAFIKKKMSSAVVRRLSIPECILLVTQRITKYPVLLQRLLQHTREPEEEQDVAEALRQVKEVLTGIDSKVNEYEKKRRLKEVYSRTDNKSIMRMKSGQMFAREDLIRGRKLLHDGPLQVKNAAGRLKDVQALLLSDVFVFLQEKDQKYVFASLDQRSTVISLQKLIVREVANEERGLFFITAGIEKPEMVEVHASTKEERNTWMQLIQNATTSIEKDEDEGIPSENEEDKRLQESKAKEMRDQLQKRDEQIVTLLEEKVRLFHELCDCTNQDEASVCNRMLFRATGDDVTKGEPIIRDALKEVKMLQELVNSSVVGQQVCVGQDDSSVCVGSVSLPRRAETFGGFDCHQMNISKNGDREEADDLRRTESDSVLKKGGTANLLLLHKRNSEQFLLSVTRLHDLLNTLQAVVVQQDTFIEEQRQALSSPSLRHPSISSSSSISSLSSCSSRPSSLMEQEKHRQEEKVREEERRRREEDDRKRREDEEERRRREAELALREERLVAMEEETQRRHEDLQQEQQELSNKKEEYQRDLLRLRDDQRRLEREREQLHTQLHKTEDSMEQRPRTSSNASEDLLMFLSSADSPEGVEVFSRADSKRKAKNLNLNPFSSGSGHKSGAAEPHGQIPNCLLQLKKPRDKKEKKKKKGKGGQQNQTTESMGAAAPETSADRDVFFC; encoded by the exons ATGGGGAAAGTGAACGAGTCCACTGAGTCTCTCACCGATGAAG GTGCAGAGCTGATGGACGGTCACCTGATGGCCGAGTTCGAGGCGGAGGTGAAGGAGCTGGAAGCCGATTCCTGGAGCTTCACTGTGGACAAAAAATatctgaaacaactgaaaaaagaCGTCATCAAGAGGCAGGACGTCATCTATG agctGATCCAGACGGAGATGCACCACTTGCGGACTCTGCGCATCATGGCTGACGTGTACAATAAGGGTCTACAGAAGGAGGTGCAGGTGGAGGTTCAGACGTTGGAGAAGATGTTTCCTGTGCTGGAGGAGCTGCTGGAGCTGCACACACTCTTCTTCACACACCTGctggagagacggagagaggcGCGAGAGGAGCAGAGAGGGAACGAGGGAGGGTTCATCATTCGCAGGATCGGAGACGTGCTGCTCCATCAG gtgaccGGCTCCAACGCTGAGAAGATAAAGAAAGTTTATGGGAAATTCTGCAGTCGCCACAATGAGGCTGTGAACATCTACAAAGAGCTCCACACACGGGACAAACGCTTTCAGGCCTTCATcaag aaaaAGATGAGCAGTGCTGTGGTGAGGAGGTTGAGTATTCCTGAATGTATCCTGCTAGTCACACAGCGCATCACCAAATACCCCGTCCTGCTGCAGAGACTCCTTCAGCACACCCGAg AGCCGGAGGAGGAGCAGGATGTAGCCGAGGCTCTGCGGCAGGTGAAGGAGGTGTTAACGGGAATAGACTCCAAAGTAAACGAGTACGAGAAGAAGAGGAGGCTGAAGGAGGTGTACAGCCGCACAGACAACAAGTCCATCATGAGGATGAAGAGCGGACAGATGTTCGCCAGAGAGGATTTGATCAGGGGGAGAAAACTTTTACATGATGGACCACTGCAAGTCAAAAATGCAGCCGGGCGactaaaag ATGTGCAAGCTTTGCTGCTGTCCGATGTGTTTGTATTCCTTCAGGAAAAAGATCAGAAATATGTTTTCGCCTCACTG GATCAGCGCAGCACAGTGATCTCACTGCAGAAGCTGATTGTGAGGGAGGTAGCGAATGAGGAACGTGGGCTGTTCTTCATCACAGCAGGTATCGAGAAGCCTGAGATGGTGGAGGTTCATGCCAGCACCAAAGAAGAGAGGAACACATGGATGCAGCTCATCCAGAACGCCACCACCTCcat AGAGAAGGACGAGGATGAAGGGATCCCGAGTGAAAACGAGGAAGACAAGAGACTGCAGGAGAGCAAAGCAAAAGAGATGAGAG atCAACTGCAGAAGAGAGACGAGCAGATTGTGACTCTGTTAGAGGAAAAAGTGCGTCTGTTCCACGAGTTGTGCGACTGCACCAATCAGGACGAAGCCTCTGTCTGCAACAGGATGTTGTTCAGGGCGACAGGTGATGATGTCACGAAAGGAGAGCCGATCATCAGAGATGCTCTAAAGGAAG ttaagATGTTACAGGAGCTAGTAAACAGCAGTGTGGTGggacagcaggtgtgtgtgggacaggatgactcgagtgtgtgtgtggggtctgTGAGTTTGCCGCGCAGAGCCGAGACGTTTGGGGGCTTCGACTGTCACCAGATGAACATCTCaaaga ATGGAGATCGTGAGGAAGCAGATGATCTGCGGAGAACAGAGTCAGACAGCGTTCTAAAGaag GGGGGCACCGCTAACCTGCTGCTCTTACACAAGAGGAACAGTGAG cAGTTTCTCCTGAGTGTCACTCGTCTTCATGACCTGCTGAACACCTTACAG gcTGTGGTGGTCCAGCAGGACACCTTCATTGAGGAGCAGCGGCAGGCCCTGAGCTCACCGTCCCTCCGTCACCCCTCCatctcatcctcatcctccatcTCGTCCTTGTCGTCGTGTTCTTCTCGGCCGAGCTCTCTGATGGAGCAGGAGAAGCATCGTCAGGAGGAGAAGGTCcgggaagaggagaggaggaggagagaggaggacgacagaaagaggagagaggatgaggaggagaggaggaggcgGGAGGCGGAGCTTGCTCTGAGGGAGGAGAGACTCGTCGCCATGGAGGAGGAGACGCAGAGGAGACATGAGGATCttcagcaggagcagcaggaaCTCAGCAACAAGAAGGAGGAGTATCAGAGAGACCTGCTGAGACTCCGAGATGACCAGAGgagactggagagagagagagagcagctacacacacagctacacaaaacagag GACTCGATGGAACAGAGACCTCGCACCTCCTCCAATGCTTCAGAAGACTTGCTGATGTTCCTGAGCTCCGCCGATTCACCTGAAGGTGTGGAGGTTTTCTCTCGCGCCGACTCCAAACGCAAAGCCAAGAACCTGAATCTGAACCCGTTCTCTTCTGGCTCCGGACACAAGAGCGGCGCCGCTGAGCCTCACGGACAAATCCCCAACTGCCTGCTTCAGCTCAAGAAACCCAGAgacaagaaggagaagaagaagaagaaaggaaaaggagGCCAGCAGAACCAGACTACAg aatcCATGGGTGCAGCAGCTCCAGAAACTTCAGCAGACAGAGACGTGTTTTTCTGCTGA